The following proteins are co-located in the Caloenas nicobarica isolate bCalNic1 chromosome 33, bCalNic1.hap1, whole genome shotgun sequence genome:
- the KIF5A gene encoding kinesin heavy chain yields MAEPSTECSIKVLCRFRPLNQAEILRGDKFLPVFQGDDSVVVGGKPYVFDRVFPPNTTQEQVYHACAMQIVKDVLAGYNGTIFAYGQTSSGKTHTMEGKLHDPQQMGIIPRIAQDIFNHIYSMDENLEFHIKVSYFEIYLDKIRDLLDMTKTNLSVHEDKNRVPYVKGCTERFVSSPEEILDVIDEGKSNRHVAVTNMNEHSSRSHSIFLINIKQENVETEQKLSGKLYLVDLAGSEKVSKTGAEGAVLDEAKNINKSLSALGNVISALAEGTKAYVPYRDSKMTRILQDSLGGNCRTTMFICCSPSSYNDAETKSTLMFGQRAKTIKNTASVNLELTAEQWKKKYEKEKEKNKALKETIARLEAELSRWRSGEAVPETEQLSGAEEEAGTGEGTGEGTGTGTGPSGDTPLDDNNGSSIVIRISEEERRKYEEEIRKLYKQLDDKDDEINQQSQIMEKLKQQMLDQEEVLAAARGGGDAARRELATLRAEHGAARAEVAEVLAALEELARSYDRKAQEAEDTGRHNRRLADELARTEATTLSLESELARVRELGGQQRRRAAEVLNGLMRDLSEFSLIVGNGEIKLPVEVSGAIEEEFTVARLYISKIKSEVKSVVKRCRQLENLQVECHRKMEVTGRELSSCQLLISQHEAKIRSLTEYMATVELRKRQLEESHDALSEELARLQAQETAQGEARKEGEQDETPDTAEVKALALQLESQREAQHKQLTRLRDEVNARQKTIDELRDLNQKLELELEKLRGEHEALRGEERAKAARLQELTFLHERHEQSKQDLKGLEETVARELQTLHNLRKLFVQDVTTRVKKSAELEPEDSGGLHSQKQKISFLENNLEQLTKVHKQLVRDNADLRCELPKLEKRLRATAGRVQALEAALREAKEGARLDKRRYQQEVERIREAVRARGGARGARRAHSAHIAKPVRPGQVPAVSPPGLSYTNSLFQGYPAGGALPGPQGLFGSVPTTLSSTPPDVYQQLNVDNGNVTDINDNRSDLSCACEAEEQSQLFPLRQETAAS; encoded by the exons ATGGCCGAGCCCAGCACCGAGTGCAGCATCAAGGTCCTGTGCCGGTTCCGGCCCCTCAACCAGGCCGAGATCCTGCGGGGGGACAAGTTCCTGCCCGTCTTCCAGGGCGACGACAGCGTCGTGGTGGGG ggcAAACCCTATGTCTTCGACCGCGTCTTCCCCCCCAACACCACGCAGGAGCAGGTTTATCATGCCTGCGCCATGCAGATCGTCAagg ATGTGCTGGCCGGGTACAACGGGACCATCTTTGCCTACGGGCAGACGTCGTCAGGCAAGACCCACACCATGGAG GGCAAACTGCATGACCCGCAGCAGATGGGCATCATCCCCCGCATCGCCCAGGACATCTTCAACCACATCTACTCCATGGACGAGAACCTGGAGTTCCACATCAAG GTTTCTTACTTTGAAATTTATCTGGACAAGATCCGGGACCTGCTGGACA TGACCAAGACCAACCTGTCGGTGCACGAGGACAAGAACCGTGTTCCCTACGTCAAG ggCTGCACCGAGCGCTTCGTCTCCAGCCCTGAAGAGATTCTGGATGTCATCGACGAGGGGAAGTCCAACCGGCATGTGGCTGTCACCA ACATGAACGAGCACAGCTCCCGCAGCCACAGCATCTTCCTCATCAACATCAAGCAGGAGAACGTGGAGACGGAGCAGAAGCTCAGCGGGAAGCTCTACCTGGTGGATCTGGCGGGGAGCGAGAAG GTCAGCAAGACGGGGGCTGAGGGCGCCGTGTTGGACGAGGCCAAGAACATCAACAAGTCGCTCTCGGCATTGGGCAACGTCATCTCAGCGCTGGCCGAGGGCACG AAGGCGTACGTGCCGTACCGGGACAGCAAGATGACGCGGATCCTGCAGGACTCGCTGGGGGGGAACTGCCGCACCACCATGTTCATCTGCTGCTCCCCCTCCAGCTACAACGACGCCGAGACCAAGTCCACCCTCATGTTCGGGCAGAG GGCCAAGACCATCAAGAACACGGCATCCGTGAACCTGGAGCTGACGGCCGAGCAGTGGAAGAAGAAGTAcgagaaggagaaagagaagaacaaggCGCTCAAGGAGACCATCGCCAGGCTGGAGGCTGAGCTGAGCCGCTGGCGGAGCG GGGAGGCCGTGCCAGAGACGGAGCAGCTGAGCGGGGCCGAGGAGGAGGCCGGGACGGGCGAGGGGACGGGcgaggggacagggacggggacgggACCCTCCGGTGACACCCCCCTCGATGACAACAACGGCTCTTCCATCGTCATCCGCATCTCGGAGGAGGAGCGGCGCAAGTACGAGGAGGAGATCCGCAAGCTCTACAAGCAGCTGGATGACAAG GATGACGAGATCAACCAGCAGAGCCAAATCATGGAGAAGCTCAAGCAGCAGATGCTGGaccaggaggag GTgctggcggcggcgcgggggggcggggatGCGGCGCGGCGGGAGCTGGCCACCCTGCGAGCCGAGCACGGGGCGGCGCGCGCCGAGGTGGCCGAGGTGCTGGCGGCGCTGGAGGAGCTGGCGCGCAGCTACGACCGCAAAGCGCAGGAGGCCGAGGACACCGGGCGCCATAACCGCCGCCTGGCCGACGAGCTGGCCCGCACCGAG GCCACGACGCTGTCGCTGGAGTCGGAGCTGGCGCGGGtgcgggagctgggggggcagcagcgGCGCCGCGCGGCCGAGGTGCTCAACGGGCTGATGCGCGACCTGAGCGAGTTCAGCCTCATCGTGGGCAACGGCGAGATCAAGCTG CCCGTGGAGGTGAGCGGGGCCATCGAGGAGGAGTTCACGGTCGCCCGGCTCTACATCAGCAAGATCAAGTCGGAGGTGAAGTCGGTGGTGAAGCGGTGCCGGCAGCTGGAGAACCTGCAGGTGGAATGTCACCGCAAGATGGAGGTGACCGGCCGCGAGCTGTcctcctgccagctcctcatCTCCCAG CACGAGGCCAAGATCCGCTCGCTGACCGAGTACATGGCGACGGTGGAGCTGAGGAAGCGGCAGCTGGAGGAGTCGCACGACGCCCTGAGCGAGGAGCTGGCGCGGCTGCAGGCCCAGg AGACGGCGCAGGGGGAGGCGCGGAAGGAGGGGGAGCAGGATGAGACCCCCGACACGGCCGAGGTCAAG GCGCTGGcgctgcagctggagagccagCGTGAGGCGCAGCACAAGCAGCTGACGCGGCTGCGGGACGAGGTCAACGCGCGGCAGAAAACCATCGACGAGCTGCGGGA CCTGAACcagaagctggagctggagctggagaagctgcGGGGCGAGCACGAGGCGCTGCGGGGGGAGGAGCGCGCCAAGGCCGCCCGCCTGCAGGAGCTCAC ATTCCTTCATGAGCGCCACGAACAGTCCAAGCAGGACctgaaggggctggaggagactgTG GCCCGTGAACTCCAGACCCTCCACAACCTGCGCAAGCTGTTTGTTCAAGACGTCACAACTCGAGTCAAGAAA AGCGCAGAGCTGGAGCCCGAGGACAGTGGGGGGCTGCACTCCCAGAAGCAGAAGATTTCCTTTCTTGAGAACAACCTGGAGCAGCTTACAAAGGTTCACAAACAG CTGGTCCGTGACAATGCAGACCTGCGCTGCGAGCTTCCGAAGCTGGAGAAGCGGCTGCGCGCTACGGCTGGGCGCGTGCAGGCCCTGGAGGCGGCGCTGAGGGAGGCCAAGGAGGGCGCGCGCCTGGACAAGCGGCGCTACCAGCAGGAGGTGGAGCGGATCCGGGAGGCCGTGCGGGCCCGGGGGGGCGCCCGGGGGGCGCGGAGAGCGCACAGCGCGCACATCG CCAAGCCGGTGCGACCCGGGCAGGTGCCGGCGGTGTCACCCCCCGGGCTCAGCTATACCAACAGCCTCTTCCAGGGGTACCCCGCGGGGggggccctgcccggcccccaGGGCCT CTTTGGCAGTGTCCCCACCACGCTCTCCAGCACCCCCCCGGACGTTTATCAGCAGCTCAACGTGGATAACG GGAATGTGACAGACATCAACGACAACAG GAGTGACCTGTCCTGCGCCTGCGAGGCCGAGGAGCAATCGCAGCTCTTCCCCCTGCGCCAGGAGACAGCGGCCAGCTAA
- the PIP4K2C gene encoding phosphatidylinositol 5-phosphate 4-kinase type-2 gamma produces MAAAAPAASGPAAPRTKTKKKQKRFVPQRVKVPRAADPLLAVLAWGVNHQINELSQVPLPVMLLPDDFKASSKIKVNNHLFNRENLPSHFKFKEYCPQVFRNLRERFGIDDQDYQVSLTRSPPHWEGSDRRFLLSSDRTLVVKELSSEDVADVHDLLSHYHQYVVQCHGSTLLPRFLGMYRVSVDNEETYLLVMRNTFSHRLPVHRKYDLKGSLVSREASDKEKGKDLPTLKDMDFLNKNEKVYVGEEAQREFMEKLKRDVEFLVQLKIMDYSLLLGIHEVGRVEQEEEEEVEEDDGGITGGGDEAGGAPVWGGGSYGTSPEGIGSYLNSHRPLGPGDFDPYVDVYALRGTEDAPRREVYFMGLIDVLTQYDARKKAAHAAKTVKHGAGAEISTVHPEQYAKRFLDFITNIFA; encoded by the exons atggcggcggcggcgccagCAGCGAGCGGGCCCGCGGCGCCGCGCACCAAGACCAAGAAGAAGCAGAAACGGTTCGTGCCGCAGCGGGTGAAGGTGCCCCGGGCCGCCGACCCGCTCCTGGCCGTGCTGGCCTGGGGCGTCAACCACCAG ATCAACGAGCTGAGCCAAGTCCCGCTGCCCGTGATGCTGCTGCCCGACGACTTCAAAGCCAGCTCCAAAATCAAGGTCAACAACCACCTCTTCAACCG ggAGAACCTCCCCAGCCACTTCAAGTTCAAGGAATATTGTCCCCAAGTCTTCCGCAACCTCCGCGAACGCTTCGGCATCGACGACCAGGACTATCAG GTGTCGCTGACGCGCAGCCCCCCGCACTGGGAGGGCAGCGACCGGCGGTTCCTCCTCTCGTCCGACCGCACGTTGGTGGTGAAGGAGCTTTCGAGCGAGGACGTGGCCGACGTCCACGATCTCCTGTCCCACTACCACCAG tACGTGGTGCAGTGTCACGGGAGCACGTTGCTGCCCCGCTTTTTGGGGATGTACCGGGTGAGCGTGGACAACGAGGAGACCTACCTGCTGGTCATGAGGAACACGTTCAGCCACCGCCTCCCTGTCCACAGGAAATATGACTTGAAG GGCTCCCTTGTGTCCCGAGAAGCCAGTGACAAGGAGAAG GGCAAGGACCTGCCCACCCTGAAGGACATGGACTTCTTGAACAAGAACGAGAAGGTCTACGTGGGCGAGGAGGCCCAGAGGGAATTCATGGAGAAGCTCAAGAGAGATGTAGAG TTCCTGGTGCAGCTGAAGATCATGGATTACAGTCTCCTCCTGGGCATCCATGAGGTGGGGCGGGTGgagcaggaagaggaggaggaggtggaggaagatGATGGGGGGATCACGGGGGGGGGTGACGAGGCGGGGGGGGCCccagtttggggagggggctccTACGGCACCTCCCCCGAGGGGATCGGCAGTTACCTCAACTCCCACCGCCCCCTCGGCCCCGGCGACTTCGACCCCTACGTTGACGTCTACGCCCTCCGCGGCACCGAGG ATGCCCCCCGCCGCGAGGTGTATTTCATGGGGCTGATTGATGTCCTCACCCAGTATGACGCCCGCAAGAAGGCGGCACACGCGGCCAAGACCGTCAAACACGGG gctGGAGCGGAGATCTCCACGGTGCACCCCGAGCAATACGCCAAGCGCTTCCTCGACTTCATCACCAACATCTTTGCTTAG
- the DTX3 gene encoding probable E3 ubiquitin-protein ligase DTX3 isoform X1, with product MPVARGSADPLASPARVVPHGLARMSSCGGATKNKVTVSKRVWDFLTKESPAKLARLKEETKVTIMVDGETSDIYVLQLFLPPPAPPGGLCPARKALKALLKETEKELKKKTQRHDDLLGRVATVLEPSGGTLGGRGGAPPGGGGGPSSREEEPERQCPICLGEIQKMKTLEKCRHSFCEDCITRALAVRTACPMCGRFYGTLVGNQPPNGRMLVTRDAGLPLPGYESFGTIIIQYVFPPGVQGAEHPNPGVRYPGTTRVAYLPDCPEGNKVLALFRKAFAQRLTFTVGTSMTTGRANVITWNDIHHKTNCTGGPQLFGYPDPTYLARVQEELRAKGITED from the exons ATG cctgtGGCTCGTGGCTCCGCTGATCCGCTGGCGTCTCCGGCTCGTGTTGTCCCCCATGGGCTCGCCAG GATGTCATCCTGCGGGGGGGCCACCAAAAACAAAGTGACCGTTTCCAAGCGCGTCTGGGACTTCTTGACCAAGGAGAGCCCGGCCAAGCTGGCGCGGCTGAAGGAGGAGACCAAGGTCACCATCATGGTGGACGGCGAAACCTCCGACATCTAcgtcctgcagctcttcctgcccccccccgcccccccagggGGGCTCTGCCCGGCCCGCAAAGCCCTTAAAGCTCTGCTGAAAGAAACCGAGAAagaattaaagaagaaaacccaacGCCACGACGACTTGCTCGGCCGCGTCGCCACCGTCCTGGAGCCCAGCGGTGGCACTTTgggcggccgggggggggccccgccggggggcggggggggcccgTCGTCGCGGGAGGAGGAACCGGAGCGGCAGTGCCCCATCTGTCTCGGGGAGATCCAGAAGATGAAGACGCTGGAGAAGTGCCGGCACTCGTTCTGCGAGGACTGCATCACGCGGGCGCTGGCGGTGCGCACCGCCTGCCCCATGTGCGGCCGCTTCTACGGGACGCTGGTGGGGAACCAGCCCCCCAACGGGCGCATGCTGGTGACGCGCGACGcggggctgcccctgcccggCTACGAGAGCTTCGGCACCATCATCATCCAGTACGTCTTCCCGCCCGGCGTCCAAGGG GCGGAGCACCCCAACCCGGGGGTGCGGTACCCCGGCACCACGCGCGTGGCGTACCTGCCCGACTGCCCCGAGGGGAACAAGGTGCTGGCGCTGTTCCGAAAAGCCTTCGCCCAGCGCCTCACCTTCACCGTGGGCACCTCCATGACCACGGGCCGCGCCAACGTCATCACCTGGAACGACATCCACCACAAGACCAACTGCACGGGGGGGCCCCAGCT gtTCGGGTACCCCGACCCCACGTACCTCGCCCgggtgcaggaggagctgcgggCCAAGGGCATCACCGAGGACTGA
- the DTX3 gene encoding probable E3 ubiquitin-protein ligase DTX3 isoform X2, whose protein sequence is MGSPVSFVLSRMSSCGGATKNKVTVSKRVWDFLTKESPAKLARLKEETKVTIMVDGETSDIYVLQLFLPPPAPPGGLCPARKALKALLKETEKELKKKTQRHDDLLGRVATVLEPSGGTLGGRGGAPPGGGGGPSSREEEPERQCPICLGEIQKMKTLEKCRHSFCEDCITRALAVRTACPMCGRFYGTLVGNQPPNGRMLVTRDAGLPLPGYESFGTIIIQYVFPPGVQGAEHPNPGVRYPGTTRVAYLPDCPEGNKVLALFRKAFAQRLTFTVGTSMTTGRANVITWNDIHHKTNCTGGPQLFGYPDPTYLARVQEELRAKGITED, encoded by the exons ATGGGCTCGCCAG TGTCCTTTGTCCTCTCCAGGATGTCATCCTGCGGGGGGGCCACCAAAAACAAAGTGACCGTTTCCAAGCGCGTCTGGGACTTCTTGACCAAGGAGAGCCCGGCCAAGCTGGCGCGGCTGAAGGAGGAGACCAAGGTCACCATCATGGTGGACGGCGAAACCTCCGACATCTAcgtcctgcagctcttcctgcccccccccgcccccccagggGGGCTCTGCCCGGCCCGCAAAGCCCTTAAAGCTCTGCTGAAAGAAACCGAGAAagaattaaagaagaaaacccaacGCCACGACGACTTGCTCGGCCGCGTCGCCACCGTCCTGGAGCCCAGCGGTGGCACTTTgggcggccgggggggggccccgccggggggcggggggggcccgTCGTCGCGGGAGGAGGAACCGGAGCGGCAGTGCCCCATCTGTCTCGGGGAGATCCAGAAGATGAAGACGCTGGAGAAGTGCCGGCACTCGTTCTGCGAGGACTGCATCACGCGGGCGCTGGCGGTGCGCACCGCCTGCCCCATGTGCGGCCGCTTCTACGGGACGCTGGTGGGGAACCAGCCCCCCAACGGGCGCATGCTGGTGACGCGCGACGcggggctgcccctgcccggCTACGAGAGCTTCGGCACCATCATCATCCAGTACGTCTTCCCGCCCGGCGTCCAAGGG GCGGAGCACCCCAACCCGGGGGTGCGGTACCCCGGCACCACGCGCGTGGCGTACCTGCCCGACTGCCCCGAGGGGAACAAGGTGCTGGCGCTGTTCCGAAAAGCCTTCGCCCAGCGCCTCACCTTCACCGTGGGCACCTCCATGACCACGGGCCGCGCCAACGTCATCACCTGGAACGACATCCACCACAAGACCAACTGCACGGGGGGGCCCCAGCT gtTCGGGTACCCCGACCCCACGTACCTCGCCCgggtgcaggaggagctgcgggCCAAGGGCATCACCGAGGACTGA
- the B4GALNT1 gene encoding beta-1,4 N-acetylgalactosaminyltransferase 1 isoform X2, whose amino-acid sequence MRGAPRPLCLLLLGSAALAALLLHLWAPKGPPSVDLRRPPPQRLLPPPLPPPARSYPHVPFRLKEEVMELLPRNGCSCEGGAAGLALPLQRQLFGTGPPVDFASAFPPGERLHAQRLRQREFQSYRLRVQSPADRLLIVPANSPLEYPAQGVEVRPLQTVLVPGLSLQAAGRKSYEVNLTATLGTLAVAGVVEGVALRGEGQPRLSLAAARLDHLNRQLQFVTYTNTLFHPDTADIVQFSTPGHVAAFTIRIRHPPPPRLYGHPPGSGDSDGDTDGDTDGDGERAYNVTALVTIATKTFLRYEKLRGLIASVRRFYPDVTIVVADDSQRPEPLHGPHLEHYLMPFGKVTTKYVLWVDDDFIFTPRTRLEKLVDVLERTSLDLVGGAVREITGFTTTYRQRLSVRGGGPGGDCLRTQPGFHHRLAGFPACVVTDGVVNFFLARTDKVRQVGFDPRLRRVAHLEFFIDGLGVLHVGSCEDVVVDHASKLALPWRRPEGERQYARYRYPPPRDDSLRTKQRLFFFKNRFKCMAGN is encoded by the exons ATGCGGGGGGCCCCCCGGCcgctgtgcctgctgctgctgggctcgGCCGCGCTGGCCGCCCTCCTGCTGCACCTCTGGGCACCCAAGGGCCCCCCCAGCGTGGACCTGCGCCGGCCGCCCCCCCAGCGcctgctgccccccccgctgcccccccccgcccgctccTACCCCCACGTCCCCTTCCGCCTCAAGGAGGAGGTGATGGA gctgctgcccaggaaCGGCTGCTCGTGCgaggggggggcggcggggctggcgcTGCCCCTGCAGCGGCAGCTCTTCGGGACGGGCCCCCCCGTGGACTTCGCCAGCGCGTTCCCCCCCGGCGAGCGGCTCCACGCCCAGCGGCTGCGCCAGCGCGAGTTCCAGAGCTACCGCCTGCG GGTGCAGTCCCCGGCCGACCGGCTGCTCATCGTCCCGGCCAACTCGCCCCTGGAGTACCCGGCGCAGGGGGTGGAGGTGCGGCCGCTGCAGACGGTGCTGGTGCCCG GGCTCAGCCTGCAGGCAGCGGGAAGGAAGAGCTACGAG gtgAACCTGACGGCCACGCTGGGGACGCTGGCGGTGGCGGGCGTGGTGGAGGGCGTGGCGCtgcggggggaggggcagccccGCCTGTCTCTGGCCGCCGCCCGCCTGGACCACCTGAACCGGCAGCTGCAGTTCGTCACCTACACCAACACCCTGTTCCACCCCGACACCGCCGACATCG tTCAGTTCTCCACCCCTGGCCACGTCGCCGCCTTCACCATCCGCATCCGGCATccgccgcccccccggctgTATGGACACCCCCCCGGCAGCGGGGACAGCGACGGGGACACGGACGGGGACACGGATGGGGACGGCGAGAGAG CGTACAACGTCACCGCCCTGGTCACCATCGCCACCAAGACGTTCCTGCGGTACGAGAAGCTGCGCGGCCTCATCGCCAGCGTGCGCCGGTTCTACCCCGACGTCACCATCGTGGTGGCCGATGACAGCCAGCGCCCCGAGCCCCTGCACGGCCCCCACCTCGAGCACTACCTCATGCCCTTCGGAAAg GTGACGACCAAGTACGTGCTGTGGGTGGACGACGATTTCATCTTTACGCCCCGCACGCgcctggagaagctggtggACGTGCTGGAGAGAACCAGCCTGGACCTG GTGGGGGGCGCGGTGCGGGAGATCACGGGCTTCACCACCACGTACCGGCAGCGGCTGAGCGTGcgggggggcggcccgggggggGACTGTCTGCGCACCCAGCCCGGGTTCCACCACCGCCTGGCCGGGTTCCCCGCCTGTGTCGTCACCGACGGCGTCGTCAACTTCTTCCTGGCGCGGACCGACAAGGTCCGGCAGGTCGGGTTCGATCCCCGCCTGCGCCGGGTCGCGCATCTCG AATTCTTCATCGacgggctgggggtgctgcacGTGGGCTCGTGCGAGGACGTGGTGGTGGATCACGCGTCCAAGCTGGCGCTGCCGTGGCGGCGGCCGGAGGGCGAGCGGCAATACGCGCGGTACCGCTACCCGCCCCCCCGCGACGACAGCCTGCGCACCAAGCAGCGCCTCTTCTTCTTCAAGAACCGCTTCAAGTGCATGGCCGGAAACTag
- the B4GALNT1 gene encoding beta-1,4 N-acetylgalactosaminyltransferase 1 isoform X1 — protein MRGAPRPLCLLLLGSAALAALLLHLWAPKGPPSVDLRRPPPQRLLPPPLPPPARSYPHVPFRLKEEVMELLPRNGCSCEGGAAGLALPLQRQLFGTGPPVDFASAFPPGERLHAQRLRQREFQSYRLRVQSPADRLLIVPANSPLEYPAQGVEVRPLQTVLVPGLSLQAAGRKSYEVNLTATLGTLAVAGVVEGVALRGEGQPRLSLAAARLDHLNRQLQFVTYTNTLFHPDTADIVQFSTPGHVAAFTIRIRHPPPPRLYGHPPGSGDSDGDTDGDTDGDGERAYNVTALVTIATKTFLRYEKLRGLIASVRRFYPDVTIVVADDSQRPEPLHGPHLEHYLMPFGKGWFAGRNLAISQVTTKYVLWVDDDFIFTPRTRLEKLVDVLERTSLDLVGGAVREITGFTTTYRQRLSVRGGGPGGDCLRTQPGFHHRLAGFPACVVTDGVVNFFLARTDKVRQVGFDPRLRRVAHLEFFIDGLGVLHVGSCEDVVVDHASKLALPWRRPEGERQYARYRYPPPRDDSLRTKQRLFFFKNRFKCMAGN, from the exons ATGCGGGGGGCCCCCCGGCcgctgtgcctgctgctgctgggctcgGCCGCGCTGGCCGCCCTCCTGCTGCACCTCTGGGCACCCAAGGGCCCCCCCAGCGTGGACCTGCGCCGGCCGCCCCCCCAGCGcctgctgccccccccgctgcccccccccgcccgctccTACCCCCACGTCCCCTTCCGCCTCAAGGAGGAGGTGATGGA gctgctgcccaggaaCGGCTGCTCGTGCgaggggggggcggcggggctggcgcTGCCCCTGCAGCGGCAGCTCTTCGGGACGGGCCCCCCCGTGGACTTCGCCAGCGCGTTCCCCCCCGGCGAGCGGCTCCACGCCCAGCGGCTGCGCCAGCGCGAGTTCCAGAGCTACCGCCTGCG GGTGCAGTCCCCGGCCGACCGGCTGCTCATCGTCCCGGCCAACTCGCCCCTGGAGTACCCGGCGCAGGGGGTGGAGGTGCGGCCGCTGCAGACGGTGCTGGTGCCCG GGCTCAGCCTGCAGGCAGCGGGAAGGAAGAGCTACGAG gtgAACCTGACGGCCACGCTGGGGACGCTGGCGGTGGCGGGCGTGGTGGAGGGCGTGGCGCtgcggggggaggggcagccccGCCTGTCTCTGGCCGCCGCCCGCCTGGACCACCTGAACCGGCAGCTGCAGTTCGTCACCTACACCAACACCCTGTTCCACCCCGACACCGCCGACATCG tTCAGTTCTCCACCCCTGGCCACGTCGCCGCCTTCACCATCCGCATCCGGCATccgccgcccccccggctgTATGGACACCCCCCCGGCAGCGGGGACAGCGACGGGGACACGGACGGGGACACGGATGGGGACGGCGAGAGAG CGTACAACGTCACCGCCCTGGTCACCATCGCCACCAAGACGTTCCTGCGGTACGAGAAGCTGCGCGGCCTCATCGCCAGCGTGCGCCGGTTCTACCCCGACGTCACCATCGTGGTGGCCGATGACAGCCAGCGCCCCGAGCCCCTGCACGGCCCCCACCTCGAGCACTACCTCATGCCCTTCGGAAAg ggctggttcGCCGGGAGGAACTTGGCCATCTCGCAGGTGACGACCAAGTACGTGCTGTGGGTGGACGACGATTTCATCTTTACGCCCCGCACGCgcctggagaagctggtggACGTGCTGGAGAGAACCAGCCTGGACCTG GTGGGGGGCGCGGTGCGGGAGATCACGGGCTTCACCACCACGTACCGGCAGCGGCTGAGCGTGcgggggggcggcccgggggggGACTGTCTGCGCACCCAGCCCGGGTTCCACCACCGCCTGGCCGGGTTCCCCGCCTGTGTCGTCACCGACGGCGTCGTCAACTTCTTCCTGGCGCGGACCGACAAGGTCCGGCAGGTCGGGTTCGATCCCCGCCTGCGCCGGGTCGCGCATCTCG AATTCTTCATCGacgggctgggggtgctgcacGTGGGCTCGTGCGAGGACGTGGTGGTGGATCACGCGTCCAAGCTGGCGCTGCCGTGGCGGCGGCCGGAGGGCGAGCGGCAATACGCGCGGTACCGCTACCCGCCCCCCCGCGACGACAGCCTGCGCACCAAGCAGCGCCTCTTCTTCTTCAAGAACCGCTTCAAGTGCATGGCCGGAAACTag
- the B4GALNT1 gene encoding beta-1,4 N-acetylgalactosaminyltransferase 1 isoform X3 — MPFGKGWFAGRNLAISQVTTKYVLWVDDDFIFTPRTRLEKLVDVLERTSLDLVGGAVREITGFTTTYRQRLSVRGGGPGGDCLRTQPGFHHRLAGFPACVVTDGVVNFFLARTDKVRQVGFDPRLRRVAHLEFFIDGLGVLHVGSCEDVVVDHASKLALPWRRPEGERQYARYRYPPPRDDSLRTKQRLFFFKNRFKCMAGN, encoded by the exons ATGCCCTTCGGAAAg ggctggttcGCCGGGAGGAACTTGGCCATCTCGCAGGTGACGACCAAGTACGTGCTGTGGGTGGACGACGATTTCATCTTTACGCCCCGCACGCgcctggagaagctggtggACGTGCTGGAGAGAACCAGCCTGGACCTG GTGGGGGGCGCGGTGCGGGAGATCACGGGCTTCACCACCACGTACCGGCAGCGGCTGAGCGTGcgggggggcggcccgggggggGACTGTCTGCGCACCCAGCCCGGGTTCCACCACCGCCTGGCCGGGTTCCCCGCCTGTGTCGTCACCGACGGCGTCGTCAACTTCTTCCTGGCGCGGACCGACAAGGTCCGGCAGGTCGGGTTCGATCCCCGCCTGCGCCGGGTCGCGCATCTCG AATTCTTCATCGacgggctgggggtgctgcacGTGGGCTCGTGCGAGGACGTGGTGGTGGATCACGCGTCCAAGCTGGCGCTGCCGTGGCGGCGGCCGGAGGGCGAGCGGCAATACGCGCGGTACCGCTACCCGCCCCCCCGCGACGACAGCCTGCGCACCAAGCAGCGCCTCTTCTTCTTCAAGAACCGCTTCAAGTGCATGGCCGGAAACTag